A region from the Maridesulfovibrio zosterae DSM 11974 genome encodes:
- a CDS encoding efflux RND transporter permease subunit, whose protein sequence is MSEHNTQKMDRPEPKSFTEKTILFCLEQKLIVAIVLLMIIGGGIFTAPFNWDVGGMERSPVPVDAIPDIGENQQIIFTQWMGRSPQDVEDQISYPLTVALLGIPGVKTVRSYSMFGFSTIYVIFNEDVDFYWSRSRLIEKLNSLPAGTLPANVKPALGPDATALGQVYWYTIEGRDPQGNPTGGWDLDELRSVQDWYVRYALLSADGVSEVASVGGFVKEYQIDVDPDAMRAAKVSLNDVYRAVKMSNLDVGARTIEINNAEYVIRGIGFIKKLSDIESSVVKVVNNIPIYVRDVARVTEGPALRRGALDKGGAEVVGGVAVVRYGENPLQVIENIKDKIKDISPGLPSKVLPDGTESKLTIVPFYDRSGLIHETLGTLNTALTEEILITIIVVLIAVIHLKSSLLISSLLPLAVLMCFMGMRVFKVDANIVALSGIAIAIGTMVDMGIIICENILKKIEQGKEGISRLKLVYEGTAEVGSAVMTAVATTIVSFMPVFAMDGAEGKLFKPLAYTKTFALLASIIVALTILPPAAELLFTARKKFLKNRRTYFIAVLYLLCGITVSLMLKWWAGLFFIYVGVKHLALPFVPEKFHKYANYAETWIIVIMVAYVLTKSWLPLGPEKGMGSNYLFVAVIIGGLMLFFDLFRRGYPRMLGWCLNHKLLFLTLPTFVVALGLSIWLGFANLTGFFSDSIKSSSPYVKLAHVFPGLGKEFMPDLDEGAFLFMPTTMPHASIGEAMDVLRKQDMMIQAIPEVDSAVGKLGRAETPLDPAPISMIETVINYKSEYLVDQSGERLRFKFDPDQNDYFRNVNGKLVPANDGYPYLVQGYFERDDNGKLIPDPDGKPFRIWRPNLNPGLNPDRKAWKGINSPDDIWDEIVKAAEIPGVTSAPKLQPIAARIVMLQSGMRAPMGLKVKGPDLQTLEKVALDLERLLKQVGSVQPEAVIADRIVGKPYLEIIIDREAIARHGVMLSQVQDVIEVAVGGKVVTTTVEGRERYPVRVRYLRELRDNIDAINNILVSASGGEQIPLSQLAEIKYVRGPQVIKSEDTFLVGYVLFDKRPGFAEVDVVEQAQTFLDSKIKSGELVIPAGVSYEFAGSYENQIRAQKKLAVILPLALLFIVLILYLQFKSIATTLMVFSGIFVAWSGGFLMVWLYGQPWFMDFSMFGTDMRELFQVSPINLSVAIWVGFLALFGIASDDGVIMATYLDESKKGSKMESVTEIRQAIIYGAKRRIRPALMTSATTILALLPILTSTGRGSDIMVPMAIPSFGGMTIAILTVFVVPVLYCGVEEMKFRK, encoded by the coding sequence ATGAGCGAGCATAACACTCAGAAAATGGACCGTCCCGAACCCAAGTCCTTCACAGAAAAGACCATTCTTTTCTGCCTTGAGCAAAAGCTCATCGTGGCAATTGTGCTGCTCATGATCATTGGTGGCGGAATTTTCACCGCTCCCTTTAACTGGGATGTAGGCGGCATGGAACGCTCTCCGGTTCCGGTGGATGCCATCCCGGATATCGGTGAGAACCAGCAGATCATTTTCACCCAGTGGATGGGTCGCTCACCGCAGGACGTTGAAGACCAGATCAGCTATCCGCTCACCGTGGCTCTGCTCGGGATTCCCGGTGTTAAGACGGTCCGCAGTTATTCCATGTTCGGCTTTTCAACCATTTACGTAATTTTCAACGAAGACGTGGATTTCTACTGGTCCCGTTCCCGGCTCATTGAGAAATTAAACAGCCTGCCTGCCGGAACGCTGCCCGCCAATGTAAAGCCAGCACTCGGCCCGGACGCCACCGCGCTGGGACAGGTCTATTGGTATACCATCGAAGGTCGTGATCCGCAGGGCAACCCAACCGGAGGCTGGGATCTAGACGAATTACGCTCAGTACAGGACTGGTACGTCCGCTATGCTTTACTTTCTGCTGACGGAGTAAGTGAAGTGGCCTCTGTAGGCGGATTCGTCAAAGAATATCAGATTGATGTTGACCCGGATGCTATGCGTGCTGCCAAGGTCTCCCTCAACGACGTTTACCGCGCGGTGAAGATGTCCAACCTCGATGTTGGTGCACGGACCATTGAAATCAACAACGCCGAATACGTCATTCGCGGTATCGGTTTCATCAAAAAGCTTTCCGACATCGAAAGTTCGGTGGTCAAAGTAGTCAACAACATCCCCATCTACGTGCGCGATGTGGCCCGTGTCACCGAAGGCCCTGCCCTACGCCGTGGAGCCTTGGATAAGGGCGGTGCGGAAGTTGTGGGTGGTGTGGCGGTTGTGCGTTACGGCGAAAATCCGCTGCAGGTCATTGAGAATATCAAGGACAAGATCAAGGATATTTCACCGGGGCTGCCTTCAAAAGTCCTGCCAGATGGAACCGAAAGCAAGCTGACCATCGTTCCCTTTTATGACCGTTCCGGGCTGATCCATGAAACTTTGGGAACCCTGAATACCGCGCTGACCGAGGAAATCCTGATCACTATCATCGTAGTGCTTATTGCGGTGATTCACCTCAAAAGTTCGCTGCTGATTTCCTCGCTGCTGCCCCTTGCGGTGCTCATGTGCTTCATGGGCATGCGTGTATTCAAGGTTGATGCAAACATTGTCGCCCTTTCAGGCATCGCCATTGCCATCGGGACCATGGTCGACATGGGCATCATCATCTGTGAGAATATCCTCAAAAAGATTGAACAGGGCAAAGAGGGAATCAGCAGGTTAAAGCTTGTCTACGAAGGCACTGCCGAAGTGGGTAGCGCGGTTATGACTGCCGTTGCCACGACAATTGTCAGCTTCATGCCTGTATTCGCCATGGACGGCGCTGAAGGTAAACTTTTCAAGCCACTGGCCTACACCAAAACTTTCGCTCTGCTGGCTTCGATCATCGTGGCCCTGACTATCCTGCCTCCGGCTGCGGAACTGCTTTTCACTGCCCGCAAGAAGTTCCTCAAGAACAGGCGAACATACTTCATAGCTGTGCTTTACCTGCTTTGCGGTATTACTGTTTCCCTGATGCTCAAATGGTGGGCCGGGCTGTTCTTTATCTATGTTGGTGTAAAACACCTCGCACTTCCCTTCGTTCCCGAGAAATTCCACAAGTACGCCAACTACGCCGAAACATGGATAATAGTCATCATGGTCGCCTATGTGCTGACCAAATCATGGCTGCCTCTGGGGCCAGAAAAGGGTATGGGCAGCAATTATCTTTTCGTGGCGGTTATCATCGGCGGGCTGATGCTTTTCTTTGATCTGTTCCGACGTGGATACCCCAGAATGCTGGGCTGGTGCCTGAACCACAAATTGCTCTTCCTGACCCTGCCGACCTTCGTTGTTGCGCTGGGGCTTTCCATCTGGCTCGGGTTCGCCAACCTTACCGGATTTTTTTCGGACTCCATCAAATCCTCATCGCCTTATGTAAAACTGGCCCATGTCTTCCCGGGATTAGGTAAGGAATTCATGCCCGATCTTGATGAAGGAGCATTCCTGTTCATGCCCACCACCATGCCCCATGCATCCATCGGCGAAGCCATGGACGTACTTCGCAAACAAGACATGATGATCCAAGCCATCCCGGAAGTTGATTCCGCCGTGGGTAAGCTGGGCCGCGCTGAAACGCCCCTTGATCCGGCACCTATCTCCATGATCGAGACGGTCATCAACTACAAGTCTGAGTATCTGGTGGATCAATCCGGGGAGCGGTTGCGCTTTAAATTCGATCCTGATCAGAATGATTATTTCCGCAATGTGAATGGCAAGCTGGTTCCCGCCAATGATGGATATCCGTATCTCGTGCAGGGCTACTTTGAACGCGATGACAATGGAAAACTGATTCCCGACCCGGACGGCAAACCTTTCAGAATCTGGCGCCCAAACCTTAATCCCGGCCTTAACCCGGACCGCAAGGCATGGAAAGGTATCAACTCGCCCGACGACATCTGGGATGAAATCGTCAAGGCAGCAGAAATTCCCGGTGTGACTTCCGCCCCTAAGCTGCAACCAATTGCGGCCCGTATCGTCATGCTCCAATCCGGCATGCGCGCGCCCATGGGTCTCAAAGTTAAAGGCCCTGATCTGCAAACTTTGGAAAAGGTGGCCCTTGATCTTGAAAGGCTGCTTAAACAGGTCGGATCGGTACAGCCGGAAGCGGTCATAGCCGACCGCATTGTGGGCAAGCCCTACCTTGAAATCATCATCGACCGCGAAGCCATTGCAAGGCACGGAGTCATGCTTTCGCAGGTACAGGATGTGATTGAAGTTGCTGTGGGCGGTAAAGTGGTCACCACCACGGTTGAAGGGCGCGAGCGTTACCCGGTGCGGGTGCGCTATCTGCGGGAACTGCGCGATAACATCGACGCCATAAACAATATTCTGGTCAGCGCTTCCGGCGGTGAGCAAATACCCTTAAGCCAGCTTGCCGAGATCAAATACGTGCGCGGGCCGCAGGTTATCAAGAGTGAGGACACCTTCCTCGTGGGCTACGTGCTTTTTGATAAACGTCCCGGATTTGCCGAGGTGGATGTAGTCGAACAGGCCCAGACTTTTCTGGATTCAAAGATCAAGTCCGGTGAACTGGTTATTCCGGCTGGAGTGTCCTACGAATTTGCCGGAAGTTATGAAAACCAGATCCGGGCCCAGAAAAAGCTGGCGGTGATCCTGCCCTTGGCCCTACTTTTCATCGTGCTGATTCTCTATTTGCAGTTCAAATCCATCGCCACCACCCTGATGGTCTTTTCAGGAATCTTTGTGGCATGGTCTGGAGGTTTCCTCATGGTCTGGCTCTACGGACAGCCGTGGTTCATGGACTTCAGCATGTTCGGCACAGATATGCGCGAACTTTTTCAGGTAAGCCCCATTAACCTGAGTGTCGCCATCTGGGTCGGCTTTCTAGCCCTGTTCGGTATTGCCTCCGACGACGGAGTCATCATGGCCACCTATTTAGATGAAAGCAAAAAAGGGAGCAAAATGGAATCCGTCACCGAAATCAGACAGGCAATCATCTACGGAGCTAAGCGCAGAATCCGTCCCGCCCTGATGACTTCGGCAACAACCATCCTTGCCCTGCTGCCGATCCTGACCTCAACAGGCCGTGGCTCGGACATCATGGTGCCCATGGCAATCCCTTCATTCGGGGGAATGACTATCGCCATACTGACTGTGTTCGTAGTGCCGGTGCTTTATTGCGGGGTTGAGGAGATGAAGTTTCGTAAATAA
- a CDS encoding efflux RND transporter periplasmic adaptor subunit: MSKFTNIKKILIPVILVGIIAFAAGYYFSGSQGGHTEKDLVAEHEDHGLEATVNEKGEVVWTCSMHPQIQLPEPGKCPLCFMDLIPLEKGGESGDEAVSLRQISLTSSARKLAGIATTPVTRQSINVETRMLGKVDYDETRMGTITAWTGGRIDKLYIDYTGSSVRKGQAMASIYSPELLTAQAELIQSVKAKSALKGSSLQVVKDTAARTEKAAREKLRLLGLSKSQIATIVKRGKAAEHITLYSPMSGIVIKKDVVEGVYLKTGTPIYTIADLSRVWVILEAYESDLPWIKMDMKVSFSTEAYPGQSFEGKVVYIDPVVNEKTRTVRVRLEVPNKGLKLKPGMFVRAVNKDEKQAETELVIPASAPLITGKRAVVYIAVPGKEGVFEGREIVLGPKAGDFYVVKYGLNEGEEVVTKGNFKIDSAIQIIAKPSMMNPESGVKTIIHDHGDHAAMDDMKQTKQPDNTLPPIFNSKLGFLKRDFDSLMETANSGNLENSRKQFSALFESIGKVDGSGLKGDASLAWKELSMLLRNDAVLGSGVKDMHRLKSIVAETSAHFKRLDLTFGVSALAEKSANKSEAPEAFQTQLGKVFNAYTAFSEALAADNLANAQKQAALIAEELKKIDHTALSSDAHKVWMDALKNINDGMSAIRGAKDIVGVRAGLEPLSYGMIDTVEKLGIKSAKPVYEVFCPMAFDFKGAKWLQSDEDIRNPYFGEAMLQCGEVERQIKAGE, translated from the coding sequence ATGAGCAAGTTTACAAATATTAAGAAAATCCTGATCCCGGTTATCCTCGTTGGCATCATTGCCTTTGCAGCAGGCTATTATTTCTCCGGTTCCCAAGGGGGTCACACAGAAAAAGACCTTGTTGCCGAACACGAAGATCACGGCCTTGAAGCCACTGTTAATGAAAAGGGAGAAGTTGTCTGGACCTGCTCCATGCATCCTCAAATCCAATTGCCGGAACCGGGCAAATGTCCCTTGTGTTTCATGGATCTCATCCCCTTGGAAAAAGGTGGAGAATCCGGTGATGAAGCAGTCAGTCTGCGCCAGATCAGCCTGACTTCATCCGCCCGTAAGCTTGCCGGGATAGCGACGACCCCGGTGACACGACAAAGCATTAATGTGGAAACACGCATGCTCGGCAAGGTTGATTACGATGAAACCCGTATGGGAACCATCACCGCATGGACAGGCGGACGCATTGATAAACTATACATTGACTACACCGGAAGTTCGGTCCGCAAAGGACAGGCCATGGCTTCCATCTACAGCCCCGAACTACTCACCGCACAGGCTGAATTAATTCAATCTGTTAAAGCCAAGTCCGCCCTGAAAGGCAGTTCCCTGCAGGTGGTCAAAGATACCGCCGCCCGTACTGAAAAAGCCGCCCGCGAAAAGCTGCGTCTGCTGGGACTTTCCAAAAGCCAGATCGCCACTATCGTCAAACGCGGGAAGGCCGCCGAGCACATCACCCTCTACTCACCCATGAGCGGCATCGTCATCAAAAAAGATGTTGTGGAAGGTGTATACTTAAAAACAGGAACCCCCATATACACCATTGCCGACCTTTCAAGGGTCTGGGTGATCCTTGAGGCATATGAATCAGACCTGCCGTGGATCAAGATGGACATGAAGGTCAGCTTCAGCACTGAAGCCTACCCCGGTCAGAGTTTCGAAGGCAAAGTCGTCTACATTGATCCTGTTGTTAACGAAAAGACCCGCACGGTTCGGGTCCGTCTGGAAGTGCCCAATAAGGGCTTAAAGCTCAAGCCGGGCATGTTCGTACGCGCGGTGAACAAGGACGAAAAACAGGCCGAAACTGAACTGGTCATCCCGGCTTCCGCACCGCTCATCACCGGGAAACGGGCCGTGGTTTACATTGCCGTACCCGGTAAGGAAGGCGTTTTCGAAGGACGTGAAATAGTGCTCGGCCCCAAAGCCGGGGACTTTTACGTAGTTAAATACGGGCTGAATGAAGGCGAAGAGGTGGTCACCAAGGGTAATTTCAAGATCGACAGTGCCATCCAGATTATCGCCAAGCCAAGCATGATGAACCCTGAAAGCGGGGTCAAAACCATTATCCACGACCACGGCGATCACGCTGCCATGGACGATATGAAGCAGACCAAGCAACCGGATAATACATTACCGCCAATATTCAACTCCAAGCTTGGGTTCCTGAAAAGAGATTTCGATTCGCTCATGGAAACCGCCAATTCAGGAAATCTTGAGAACAGCCGCAAGCAATTCTCAGCCTTATTCGAAAGCATCGGTAAAGTAGATGGGTCAGGGCTTAAGGGTGATGCATCCCTTGCATGGAAGGAACTCTCCATGCTGCTCAGAAATGATGCAGTGCTCGGAAGCGGTGTTAAGGACATGCACAGGCTCAAATCAATTGTTGCTGAGACATCAGCCCATTTCAAGCGGCTGGATCTGACCTTTGGGGTCTCTGCTCTAGCTGAAAAATCGGCCAATAAATCGGAAGCACCCGAAGCCTTTCAAACACAACTGGGCAAGGTCTTCAACGCCTATACCGCATTCAGTGAAGCCCTTGCTGCCGACAATTTGGCGAACGCTCAAAAGCAGGCCGCACTCATAGCCGAAGAACTGAAAAAGATAGACCACACAGCACTCTCTAGCGATGCCCATAAAGTCTGGATGGATGCGCTTAAAAACATAAATGACGGCATGTCCGCCATTCGTGGGGCCAAGGATATTGTCGGAGTTCGCGCCGGACTGGAGCCTCTTTCCTACGGCATGATCGATACGGTGGAAAAGCTGGGCATCAAATCCGCAAAGCCTGTTTATGAAGTCTTCTGCCCCATGGCCTTTGATTTCAAGGGGGCCAAATGGCTGCAATCCGACGAAGACATCCGCAACCCCTACTTTGGTGAAGCCATGCTCCAGTGCGGGGAAGTGGAACGCCAGATCAAGGCCGGGGAATAA
- a CDS encoding TolC family protein: MAQASITKYTLTILFSAFIFIQSIPVFAQDTATNSTQSIHATHDELKELSSYLVDAARNNDDLYAAFYNWKAALQREASVSSLPDPRFSFAWFIQPVETRTGPQEFKYGLSQTLPWFGKLGLKGEQALRDADIKKARFDNLKLKIFTEVKKTYYDYAYLAQAIRITRENIELMKYLESVARARYSTGAGAYDGVIKTQVELGKLEERLRSLEERKGPTVAKLLAAINRSDDQSLPFPKSIPVMEIGMSADELKNKFRSGNPRLRELDHSVDREKISVELAKKDYYPDFTFGVEYIQTGESRTPNVTNEDRDPIVTGMSVNLPIWMDKQDAQLSEAENKVKSASRKRAGLERNLTADLELEIYKYQDAIRKVSLYRDSLTPKAEQSLGVSIEAFQSGTATSGDLIDAERTLIEFQLAYYQALAEQAKRVATIEYLVGREIPCTIHGQTIPESKISIPENQ; this comes from the coding sequence ATGGCTCAAGCTTCCATTACAAAATATACACTTACAATTCTTTTCAGCGCGTTCATCTTCATCCAATCCATCCCGGTTTTCGCGCAAGATACGGCAACAAACAGTACCCAGAGCATTCACGCTACCCATGATGAACTCAAAGAATTAAGCTCCTACCTTGTGGATGCTGCCCGTAACAACGATGACCTCTACGCTGCTTTTTACAACTGGAAAGCAGCGTTACAACGTGAAGCCAGTGTATCCAGCCTGCCGGACCCCAGATTCAGTTTCGCATGGTTCATCCAGCCCGTGGAAACACGCACCGGACCGCAGGAATTCAAATACGGATTAAGCCAGACCCTGCCATGGTTCGGCAAGCTCGGCCTCAAAGGAGAGCAGGCCCTGCGCGATGCCGACATCAAGAAAGCCCGGTTTGATAATCTCAAACTGAAAATTTTCACCGAGGTAAAGAAAACCTATTACGACTATGCCTACCTCGCGCAGGCTATCCGCATCACCCGCGAAAACATTGAACTGATGAAATATCTCGAAAGCGTGGCCCGCGCTCGTTATTCCACCGGAGCCGGAGCCTACGACGGGGTAATCAAAACACAGGTTGAGCTGGGTAAACTTGAAGAGCGACTGCGTTCCCTTGAAGAACGCAAAGGCCCCACCGTGGCAAAACTCCTTGCCGCAATAAACAGGTCTGACGACCAGAGCCTGCCTTTTCCCAAATCAATCCCGGTCATGGAAATAGGCATGTCCGCGGATGAATTGAAAAATAAATTCAGGAGCGGGAACCCGCGCTTAAGAGAGCTGGATCATTCTGTTGATCGGGAAAAAATATCAGTAGAACTGGCTAAAAAGGACTACTACCCGGACTTCACTTTCGGTGTTGAATACATCCAGACAGGCGAATCAAGAACTCCCAATGTCACCAACGAAGATCGCGACCCCATAGTAACCGGAATGTCCGTGAATCTGCCTATCTGGATGGACAAACAGGATGCGCAGCTGAGTGAAGCTGAAAACAAGGTCAAATCAGCTTCCCGCAAAAGGGCCGGACTTGAGCGCAACCTGACTGCTGATCTGGAACTGGAAATATACAAATATCAGGACGCCATCCGCAAAGTCAGCCTCTACCGCGACAGCCTGACTCCCAAGGCCGAGCAATCTCTTGGCGTATCCATTGAGGCTTTCCAGTCTGGCACAGCAACATCAGGCGATCTCATTGATGCCGAACGGACCCTCATCGAATTCCAGCTGGCCTACTATCAGGCCCTTGCCGAGCAGGCCAAACGGGTAGCCACCATTGAATATCTGGTCGGTCGTGAGATTCCCTGCACCATTCATGGTCAGACCATACCCGAATCTAAAATTTCCATTCCTGAAAACCAATAA
- a CDS encoding SpoIIE family protein phosphatase encodes MKIRFKLLLLLLTVSIFPLVLVQAGVLDSLRSLSDNVGEEVRRELVSKSSVELKRLVEDHARVLSKQRRIVELNLQQISAEFSAWIEDGNEFSLPEVFLGSSAGQGDIERLEKKYEQRDQTMMHGAYVLDFDAVRYNADGGSDQNAMLPYGTSDAVLPLLKAVELKSPELTLWIRAVFNSGESLTYPATTGMRMNMHKTVSVINGSTVPTWSLPQKDILTGRTILTASLGVFVDRDAVGSVSIDVPLDTLLHGYNHLDVFSHNIDSLLVHLEPNGNGTSGVEVVAKEVAASSRKSMMHMWEPPSTQMLLSSTDATLFSRFRKFLESGKSGVLSMPYNGRDSLWAFSAPDKRGVSLVLILPHDDVVAPANKAKSYVQLAINNQYLHTVFVLIIVVVLVSVLAFLLSRRFTENIMILARGVKRISSGDFSARVEVAGEDEVGELARDFNSMAPALREHIEIKSALDVAMEVQTNLLPQHSPHIRGYDIYGESRYCDELGGDYFDYIRPDRDGENMRIAIGDVSGHGVPAAMLMGSVRGYLRARTLSGGQLDEIISDVNSLVAQDTYKTGQFMTMLMVELDPAKSELRWVRAGHEPGLIFDPAEKDFIRLEGEGIVLGAFEDVEYSENCCADLEEGQILVLGTDGIWEASNKNGEFFGKQRLWDLINLKKNSSAESIVSGIFAAVQDFTGRSKQEDDLTVVVIKKENNTPEEL; translated from the coding sequence ATGAAGATACGGTTTAAATTGCTCCTGCTTCTGCTTACGGTATCCATATTTCCCCTTGTTCTTGTTCAGGCCGGGGTGCTTGATTCCTTGCGTTCCCTTTCCGATAACGTTGGAGAGGAAGTGCGCCGGGAGCTGGTCAGTAAAAGCAGTGTAGAACTCAAAAGGCTGGTGGAAGATCATGCCCGCGTCCTGTCCAAGCAGCGCAGGATCGTAGAACTTAATTTGCAGCAAATTTCAGCCGAGTTTTCCGCATGGATCGAAGACGGCAATGAGTTCAGCCTTCCTGAAGTTTTTCTGGGCAGCAGTGCCGGGCAGGGAGATATTGAGCGCTTGGAAAAAAAGTATGAGCAGCGCGATCAAACCATGATGCATGGGGCATATGTTCTTGATTTTGATGCGGTTCGCTACAATGCGGACGGAGGTTCTGATCAGAATGCAATGCTGCCTTACGGAACTTCCGATGCCGTGCTGCCTTTACTAAAGGCCGTGGAGTTGAAGAGCCCTGAGCTGACCTTGTGGATCAGGGCGGTATTTAATTCCGGGGAAAGTCTTACTTATCCGGCAACAACCGGAATGAGGATGAACATGCATAAGACCGTTTCGGTTATCAATGGAAGTACCGTCCCAACTTGGTCACTTCCTCAGAAGGATATTCTTACCGGGCGGACTATTCTTACAGCTTCTTTAGGTGTCTTTGTAGATAGAGATGCTGTCGGGAGTGTTTCCATTGATGTTCCCCTTGATACTCTCCTGCATGGCTACAATCATCTTGATGTTTTTTCACATAATATTGATTCCCTGTTGGTCCATCTCGAACCGAACGGCAATGGAACCAGCGGTGTTGAAGTAGTGGCCAAGGAAGTAGCCGCTTCCAGCCGAAAGAGCATGATGCATATGTGGGAACCTCCTTCCACGCAGATGCTTCTTTCTTCAACAGACGCAACTCTGTTTTCCCGCTTTCGTAAGTTTTTGGAGAGTGGAAAGTCCGGCGTGCTGAGTATGCCGTATAATGGACGCGACAGTCTCTGGGCCTTTTCCGCACCGGATAAACGTGGCGTTTCCTTGGTTTTGATACTTCCTCACGATGATGTTGTTGCCCCGGCAAATAAAGCAAAATCCTACGTTCAGTTGGCAATTAACAATCAGTACCTGCACACGGTTTTCGTATTGATTATTGTTGTCGTGCTGGTCTCGGTGCTCGCCTTCCTGCTTTCCAGAAGATTTACTGAAAATATTATGATTCTTGCGCGGGGAGTGAAGCGCATCTCCTCCGGTGATTTTTCCGCCCGGGTTGAAGTTGCAGGCGAAGATGAGGTGGGTGAGCTGGCCCGTGATTTTAACTCCATGGCTCCAGCACTCAGGGAGCATATTGAAATAAAGAGTGCCCTTGATGTGGCTATGGAAGTCCAGACCAATCTGCTGCCGCAACATTCCCCGCACATTAGAGGATACGATATCTATGGCGAAAGCAGGTATTGTGATGAACTTGGCGGTGACTATTTCGACTACATCCGTCCTGACCGCGACGGTGAGAATATGCGTATTGCCATCGGTGATGTGAGCGGGCACGGCGTCCCGGCAGCTATGCTTATGGGGTCGGTGCGAGGTTATTTACGGGCACGTACACTTAGCGGCGGTCAGCTGGACGAGATCATCAGCGATGTAAACAGCCTTGTAGCGCAGGATACCTACAAGACGGGACAGTTCATGACCATGCTTATGGTTGAGCTTGATCCCGCCAAAAGTGAATTGCGCTGGGTCCGGGCCGGACACGAGCCGGGACTTATCTTCGATCCCGCAGAGAAAGATTTCATCCGTCTTGAAGGTGAAGGGATTGTCCTCGGGGCTTTTGAAGATGTGGAATATTCCGAGAATTGCTGCGCAGACCTTGAAGAGGGACAGATCCTTGTTCTGGGGACTGACGGTATCTGGGAAGCATCTAATAAGAATGGGGAATTTTTCGGTAAGCAACGGCTGTGGGATTTGATCAATTTGAAGAAAAATTCTTCAGCAGAGTCTATTGTATCCGGTATTTTTGCTGCTGTGCAGGATTTTACCGGAAGAAGTAAACAGGAAGATGATCTGACCGTGGTGGTCATAAAAAAAGAAAACAACACGCCAGAGGAGTTGTAA
- a CDS encoding ABC transporter ATP-binding protein has translation MTALLKVKNIDKFYDQFHAVKNVTFSLEEGEIGCLLGPSGCGKTTLLRTIAGFEDIAAGSIIIADKLVAGQRTVPPEKRNIGMVFQDYALFPHLKVGENIAFGIEELPPAERSKRIDDLLRTVELDGSGDKYPHELSGGQQQRVALARALAPEPKLLLMDEPFSNLDVALRETLSTEIREILKDRSITALMVTHNQNEAFAMADKVGVLSCGSMQQWDTPHSIYHHPSNPVVAGFVGEGVFIDAEIVEGNTIKCALGELQSDFKLNLESGTQAKLLIRPEDVIHDDDSPYGAEIIAKTFRGPNILYKLKLDNGEEILSLVPSHHQHAVGQRIGIYQEVEDLVLFPADSSLDEVEHCPV, from the coding sequence CTCGGTCCCAGCGGATGCGGCAAGACCACCTTGCTCAGAACCATCGCAGGATTCGAAGACATTGCCGCAGGTTCAATCATCATCGCAGACAAACTCGTGGCAGGACAAAGGACTGTTCCTCCAGAGAAACGCAATATTGGAATGGTCTTTCAGGACTACGCCCTCTTCCCGCATCTTAAAGTTGGAGAGAACATCGCTTTCGGAATTGAGGAACTGCCCCCAGCTGAAAGAAGTAAACGCATTGATGACTTGTTAAGAACAGTAGAACTTGATGGATCAGGCGACAAATACCCGCACGAACTCTCAGGAGGTCAGCAGCAGCGGGTAGCCCTTGCCCGCGCCCTTGCGCCGGAGCCGAAACTGCTACTTATGGACGAACCATTCTCCAACCTTGATGTTGCCCTGCGCGAGACACTATCCACCGAAATCAGGGAAATTCTGAAAGACCGTTCCATCACGGCTCTCATGGTCACTCACAACCAGAACGAAGCCTTTGCCATGGCAGATAAAGTCGGCGTGCTTTCCTGCGGCAGTATGCAGCAGTGGGACACCCCCCATTCCATATATCATCATCCGAGCAATCCGGTGGTGGCAGGTTTTGTGGGTGAAGGCGTATTTATTGATGCAGAAATTGTCGAGGGCAATACCATCAAATGTGCCTTGGGCGAATTGCAATCAGATTTCAAGCTGAATCTTGAATCCGGCACACAGGCAAAGCTGCTTATCCGGCCCGAAGACGTTATTCATGATGACGACAGTCCTTACGGTGCAGAAATTATTGCAAAAACATTCCGTGGCCCGAACATACTCTACAAGCTAAAGCTCGATAATGGCGAAGAGATTCTTTCACTGGTTCCCAGCCATCATCAGCATGCAGTAGGGCAACGCATCGGGATCTATCAAGAAGTTGAAGACCTTGTTCTTTTTCCTGCTGACAGCAGTTTGGATGAAGTGGAACACTGTCCGGTCTAA